The following proteins are co-located in the Chaetodon trifascialis isolate fChaTrf1 chromosome 14, fChaTrf1.hap1, whole genome shotgun sequence genome:
- the heatr5a gene encoding HEAT repeat-containing protein 5A isoform X3 — protein MERAHSLLLNEEVCSQLGEHQRAEFVFEWLTHLKKLLPAADRADIKQNQRHLIEQLSGVLIGSPGPPTRWLLAHCLALLFRLGDPVPSSLLVERCNDIIRSKDDSPSGLPTRLAAVACLGALFEQLGRMLVGSFKDTLTNLLKAMKSAESQGRYEIMLSLEKILRGLGVSAMPCHRDVYKAARTCLTDRSTAVRCAAAKCLLELQREAAFLWTSELENMATLCFRAFEGSDYNVRVSVAKLLGTLLAAAVEPRQPTAPRQGGRGRSSLEEVMDLLSMGFLRGGAGFLRASGDMLKGTSSVGKDVRIGVTQACVVFVSTLGSTWLEANFPAFLSLLMELASHGRATQTPGDAVVTRCCVSFILRTTLGSLLGEKAQTNAAKQLCLAVAAQRRAIEAALTDGNIETRVSSADVSASQHVLVCCLLELGALIQGLGSTAAPLLTDSSTALLDTVVSVLLHPIASAYLAAAWCLRCVAMAMPSQGSLLLDRCSERLVALKSSPEAVAGYGAAVAALVAAVQHCPLGIPHTKGMVVLGLAEDLLRSASQNSRISLQRTQAGWLLVSSLITLGPAVVEHHLSRLLLLWRCVFPASLREQEMELRRGDYFTWQVTLEGRAGALCAMKNLLLHCRELVTDDIINRLLTPLACAVALLTKLPALVRSYGASVRSRSLVYRLRVYELLALLPPHNYQESFGLVMNQLVTDLSAQDNLNHPCSELTLLPPLCHHDDLPLVGPSLQDTDHRYIEKQLHGSSVGGGSLDNDTFSLCEKSDEAPAPLPPAVALTATTVCLFGALFPHIISAQRVKILEQFVETVNQLKGQRQQTVQTHVCAALCSLLKLQGGVRGSLGPEEVRSPALSLLTGALESVSPLLRCLAAEGLSRLVQVVGDPGFTVSVSLLCFDRLKTARDAASRSGYALALGALHRYTGGISSPQHLSTCLGVLFTLSQDSTSPEVQTWSLHSLSLVVDLSGGLYRAHAEPSFTLVLRLLLSAPPTHPEVHQSLGRCLHALITCLGPDLQGDGAAVSALRSSCLVGCGVMQTSPDSLVQTRSISCLQQLHMFSPPHVNLASLVPALCEILLDYSMLAHLCSSYLCLRRAVVACLRQLVQREALEVSSHAVTLVKELPRRDNTQLDVTIKEVGLEGALFTLLDRESDPGLRRDIQETLVHMMASSATSGKLGHWLKLCKDVLSATTDCRAPVEASQEDEEADPARDDDSSAFRARSESGGPFTALRWATRRFAMECVCRIIAQCEMADPAHFDVALAQERRLHESTDFLVLHLGDLVRMAFMAATDHSDQLRLAGLQTLLVIIRRFSTIPEPEFPGHVILEQYQANVGAALRPAFSADAPPDVTAKACQVCSAWIASGVVSDLRDLRRVHQLLASSLAKVQAGRDPSSQLYNEATATMETLAVLKAWAEVYIVAVQSSGQKESHDRTADLSLSSLANDGSGPESGGAGLLKLVQLDLSTLSRLWLAALQDYALLTLPQEYASQLPATGFVMSDDTPANLSRPATPTSMGHTSSVGGAKSPEDINADRLHLILGISVEFLCSPHSADQMENITSCLRALQALLDVSWPRAKIGNDQALSVELLSVLHRLMVTRESVSVQLAVLDLLQQIVTAAQEHVREKRHSAEVDDGAAEKETLPEFGEGRDTGGLIPGRSLVFGALELCLCVLVRKLPQLSPKLAGTSPTGPGGSVWSLTDSDCHLVSSALCVLSELPSVCSPEGSVSILPTVLYLLLGVLRELVHQPSTHTGSPVAAGSAGGAGLGSVVQAALQALKSIVTSPMSRQEKSRGAWNLLLRSAVNTLLGLWDAADSAVDQVSLLTALTVFLLSAGPDVCTVEPLHSLCLRRFTASMDAKDPLVVSRCHQLLTSVFQAPPAVAVPYIQALGPPLVRFLQKAERSRPQSPEELQGVLEAVRAMEALVQAADESQRPQLAAILLPLLISFLLDENALGSAPAASRSLHEAALKDLMRLGPQHSAVFRSLIASSPHLKSRLEAAVKGNQESLNAKASSANAASRSAAKSSPSITLKTNFL, from the exons ATGGAGCGAGCTCACAGCCTCCTGCTGAACGAGGAGGTGTGCAGTCAGCTGGGTGAACATCAGAGGGCGGAGTTCGTCTTTGAGTGGCTGACCCACCTGAAGAagctccttcctgctgctgaccgG GCCGACATCAAACAGAACCAGCGGCATCTGATCGAGCAGCTGTCGGGCGTTTTGATTGGCTCCCCCGGCCCGCCGACCCGCTGGCTGTTGGCCCACTGCTTGGCCCTGCTCTTCCGCCTGGGAGACCCCGTTCCCTCCAGCCTGTTGGTGGAGAGGTGCAATGACATCATCCGCAGCAAAGACGACTCTCCGTCGGGTCTCCCGACACGGCT ggcGGCCGTCGCGTGTCTCGGCGCTCTGTTTGAGCAGCTCGGCCGGATGCTCGTCGGCTCCTTCAAAGACACGCTGACCAACCTGCTGAAGGCCATGAAAAGCGCAGAG tctcAGGGTCGCTATGAGATCATGCTGAGCTTGGAGAAGATCCTGCGAGGTTTGGGCGTCAGCGCCATGCCGTGTCACCGTGACGTCTACAAGGCGGCGAGGACGTGTCTGACGGACCGATCCACGGCGGTACGCTGCGCCGCTGCCAAG tgtctgctggagctgcagagggaggcgGCGTTCCTGTGGACCAGCGAGCTGGAGAACATGGCCACGCTGTGCTTCAGAGCCTTCGAAGGATCCGACTACAACGTCAGAGTGTCCGTCGCCAAGCTGCTGGGaactctgctggctgctgccgTAGAGCCTCGACAACCCACAG CCCCCAGGCAGGGTGGGCGGGGCCGCAGCTCcctggaggaggtgatggattTGTTGTCGATGGGGTTCCTGCGGGGCGGGGCGGGTTTCCTCCGAGCCAGCGGAGACATGCTGAAGGGGACGAGCTCCGTTGGCAAGGACGTCCGAATCGGAGTCACGCAG gcctGCGTGGTCTTCGTCTCCACCCTGGGCAGCACCTGGTTGGAGGCGAACTTCCCCGCCTTCCTGTCCCTGCTGATGGAGCTGGCGTCCCACGGTAGGGCTACGCAGACGCCAGGTGACGCCGTGGTGACCCGCTGCTGCGTGTCCTTCATCCTGAGGACCACCCTGGGGTCTCTGCTGGGAGAGAAGGCTCAGACCAACGCCGCCAAACAGCTGTGCCTCGCCGTGGCCGCGCAGAGACGAGCCATCG aagcgGCTCTGACTGATGGGAACATTGAGACCAGAGTTTCGTCTGCAGACGTCTCAGCCAGTCAGCACGTGCTggtctgctgcctgctggaacTGGGAGCTCTCATACAGGGACTGGGATCCACCGCTGCCCCCcttctgactgacagcagcacag CCCTCTTGGACACAGtggtctctgtcctcctccaccccatCGCCTCGGCCTATCTGGCCGCCGCCTGGTGCCTGCGCTGCGTTGCCATGGCAATGCCATCCCAGGGCTCCTTGCTGCTGGATCGCTGTTCTGAGCGCCTCGTAGCGCTGAAGTCTTCCCCTGAAGCTGTGGCCGGGTACGGAGCCGCCGTCGCCGCCCTGGTGGCTGCAGTGCAGCACTGCCCTCTGGGAATACCGcacaccaaaggcatg gtgGTGCTGGGTCTGGCTGAGGACCTGCTGCGTTCGGCCTCTCAGAACAGTCGTATCTCTCTGCAGAGGACTcaggctggctggctgctcGTCTCGTCTCTCATCACGTTGG GCCCAGCGGTCGTGGAGCACCACCTgtcccgtctcctcctcctgtggcggtgtgtgtttcctgcttcaCTCAGGGAGCAGGAGATGGAGCTGCGACGAGGGGACTACTTTACGTGGCAGGTTACACTGGAAGGACGTGCCGGGGCGCTCTGCG CGATGAagaacctgctgctgcactgcagggAGCTCgtcactgatgacatcatcaaccGTCTGCTCACGCCATTGGCCTGCGCCGTGGCCCTGCTCACCAA GTTGCCGGCCCTCGTCAGGTCTTACGGCGCTTCAGTCCGCAGCCGGTCGCTCGTCTACAGGCTGAGAGTCTACGAGCTGCTcgctctgcttcctcctcataACTACCAAG AGAGCTTTGGTTTGGTGATGAACCAGCTGGTGACTGACCTGTCCGCTCAGGACAACCTGAACCACCCGTGCTCGGAGCTCACCCTGCTGCCCCCCCTCTGTCACCATGACGACCTGCCTCTGGTTGGCCCCTCCCTCCAGGACACCGACCACAGATACATTGAGAAACAG CTCCACGGCAGCAGTGTGGGAGGGGGCTCTCTGGACAACGACACCTTCAGTCTGTGTGAGAAGAGCGATGAAGCccccgctcctcttcctcctgccgTCGCTCTGACTGCCACCACCGTCTGTCTCTTCGGAGCGCTCTTCCCTCACATCATCTCCGCTCAGAG GGTGAAGATCCTGGAGCAGTTTGTAGAGACCGTGAACCAGCTGAAGGGTCAACGGCAGCAGACCGTCCAGACACACGTCTGCGCTgccctctgcagtctgctcaAG CTCCAGGGTGGTGTTCGGGGGTCTCTGGGCCCGGAGGAGGTGCGTTCCCCTGCGTTGTCCCTCCTGACAGGGGCGCTGGAGAGTGTCAGTCCTCTGCTGCGCTGCCTGGCTGCTGAAGGTCTGTCCCGGCTGGTTCAGGTGGTCGGAGACCCCGGGTTCACGGTGTCCGTCTCCCTGCTGTGCTTCGACAG GCTGAAGACGGCTCGAGACGCGGCGTCTCGCAGTGGCTACGCTCTGGCTCTGGGGGCGCTGCACCGCTACACGGGAGGAATCAGCTCACCTCAACACCTGTCCACCTGCCTGGGAGTCCTGTTCACCCTGAGCCAGGACAGCACCTCACCTGAGGTCCAG ACCTGGTCTCTCCACAGTCTGTCTCTGGTGGTCGACCTGTCCGGCGGTTTGTACCGCGCCCACGCCGAGCCGTCCTTCACGCTGGTGCTCCGGCTGCTGCTGTCGGCGCCGCCCACCCACCCTGAGGTGCACCAGAGCCTGGGACGCTGCCTGCACGCCCTCATCACCTGCCTGGGCCCCGACCTGCAAG GTGACGGTGCAGCAGTGTCCGCTCTGCGCTCCAGCTGTCTGGTGGGCTGTGGCGTGATGCAGACCAGTCCGGACTCTCTGGTCCAGACCAGAtccatttcctgtctgcagcagctgcacatgTTCTCACCGCCACACGTCAACCTGGCGAGCCTCGtacctgctctctgt GAGATCTTGTTGGACTATTCCATGTTG GCCCACCTGTGCAGCTCCTACCTGTGTCTGCGGCGGGCCGTGGTGGCGTGTCTGCGGCAGCTGGTCCAGCGGGAGGCGCTGGAGGTGTCCTCGCACGCCGTGACGCTGGTCAAAGAGCTGCCGAGACGAGACAACACACAGCTGG ACGTCACCATAAAGGAGGTCGGTCTGGAAGGAGCCCTGTTCACTCTGTTGGACCGGGAGTCGGATCCGGGTCTGAGGAGGGACATCCAGGAGACTCTGGTCCACATGATGGCGTCCAGCGCGACCAGCGGTAAACTGGGACACTGGCTCAAACTCTGCAAGGACGTCCTGTCCGCAACCACCG ACTGTCGCGCGCCGGTCGAGGCGAGTCAGGAGGACGAAGAGGCGGACCCCGCCAGAGACGACGACTCCTCTGCTTTCAGAGCTCGGTCGGAGTCCGGCGGCCCGTTCACGGCGCTGCGCTGGGCCACGCGCCGCTTCGCCATGGAGTGCGTGTGTCGCATCATCGCCCAGTGCGAGATGGCAGACCCGGCGCACTTCGACGTGGCTCTGGCTCAGGAGCGCCGCCTGCACGAGTCCACCG ACTTCCTGGTCCTCCATCTCGGCGACCTGGTCCGCATGGCGTTCATGGCGGCGACAGACCACAGTGACCAGCTGCGGCTGGCGGGTCTCCAGACCCTGCTGGTGATCATCAGACGCTTCTCGACCATCCCCGAGCCGGAGTTCCCCGGTCATGTGATCCTGGAGCAGTACCAGGCCAAC GTCGGAGCTGCTCTCAGACCAGCCTTCAGTGCTGATGCTCCTCCTGATGTCACAGCCAAGGCCTGCCAG GTGTGCAGTGCCTGGATAGCGAGCGGCGTGGTCAGCGACCTCCGTGACCTGCGGCGCGTCCATCAGCTCCTGGCCTCCTCATTGGCTAAAGTCCAGGCTGGGAGGGACCCGTCCAGCCAGCTGTACAACGAGGCCACTGCTACCATGGAGACGCTGGCCGTCCTTAAGGCCTGGGCTGAG GTTTACATCGTGGCCGTTCAGAGCAGTGGACAAAAGGAGAGCCACGATAGGACGGCTGACCTGTCGCTTTCCTCGCTGGCCAATGACGGCTCGGGCCCCGAGTCAGGAGGGGCGGGTCTTCTGAAGTTGGTCCAGTTGGATCTGTCGACGCTGAGCCGCCTGTGGCTGGCGGCGCTGCAGGACTACGCCCTGCTGACCCTCCCACAGGAGTACGCATCACAGTTACCTGCAACAG GTTTTGTGATGTCAGACGACACGCCCGCCAACCTGTCCAGACCGGCCACGCCCACCTCCATGGGACACACCAGCTCTGTGGGCGGAGCCAAGAGTCCAGAGGACATCAACGCCGACAGGCTGCACCTCATACTGG GGATCAGCGTGGAGTTCCTGTGTTCTCCACACTCGGCGGACCAGATGGAgaacatcacttcctgtctgcgaGCTCTGCAGGCGCTGCTGGATGTCTCCTGGCCCCGAGCCAAGATCGGAAATGACCAG GCTCTGAGCGTGGAGCTGCTCAGCGTCCTCCACCGGCTGATGGTGACCAGAGAGTCGGTGTCGGTTCAGCTCGCCGTGTTGGATTTACTGCAGCAGATCGTGACGGCGGCTCAGGAGCACGTCAGGGAGAAACGCCACAGCGCTGAGG TGGACGACGGTGCGGCGGAGAAGGAGACGCTGCCAGAGTTCGGCGAGGGACGGGACACCGGCGGTTTGATTCCTGGACGCTCGCTGGTGTTCGGAGCGCTGGAGCTCTGCCTCTGCGTACTGGTCCGGAAACTTCCACAGCTCAGCCCCAAACTGGCCGGAACCAGCCCAACTg gtCCTGGAGGTTCGGTCTGGAGTCTGACTGACAGCGACTGTCACCTGGTgtcttctgctctgtgtgtcctctctgaGCTGCCATCTGTTTGCTCCCCAGAAG GCAGCGTGTCCATCCTCCCCACTGTCCTCTACCTGCTGCTGGGAGTCCTCCGAGAGCTGGTCCACCAGCCCAGTACACACactg GTTCCCCGGTGGCAGCGGGCTCGGCGGGCGGTGCCGGTCTCGGTTCGGTGGTCCAGGCGGCGCTTCAGGCTCTGAAGTCTATCGTGACGTCTCCAATGAGCCGACAGGAGAAGAGCCGAGGAGCCTGGAACCTCCTGCTGAGATCAGCTGTGAACACCCTGCTGGGACTCTGGGACGCTg cagactCTGCTGTGGACCAGGTCAGCCTGCTCACCGCTCTGACCgtcttcctgctgtctgctggtccGGACGTCTGCACCGTCGAGCCACTTCACTCGCTCTGTCTGCGGCGCTTCACCGCCAGCATGGACGCCAAAGACCCGCTG GTTGTGAGTCGCTGTCATCAGCTGTTGACGTCGGTGTTCCAGGCTCCACCCGCTGTGGCCGTCCCGTACATCCAGGCGCTCGGACCGCCGCTGGTCCGCTTCCTCCAG AAGGCGGAGAGGAGTCGTCCTCAGAgtccagaggagctgcagggagTCCTGGAGGCGGTGCGAGCCATGGAGGCGCTGGTCCAGGCCGCAGACGAGTCCCAGC GTCCTCAGCTGGCGGCCATCTTGCTgcccctcctcatctccttcctcctggATGAAAACGCTCTGGGCTCGGCCCCTGCGGCGTCCCGGTCCCTCCACGAGGCGGCGCTCAAGGACCTGATGCGCCTCGGCCCCCAGCACTCTGCCGTCTTCAG GTCTCTCATCGCGTCGTCTCCTCACCTGAAGTCTCGTCTGGAAGCCGCCGTCAAAGGGAACCAGGAGAGTCTGAACGCTAAAGCTAGCAGCGCTAACGCCGCCTCCCGCAGCGCCGCCAAGTCCTCCCCCAGCATCACCCTGAAAACCAACTTCCTGTGA